In Thermococcus sp., the genomic window AGCCGGCGAGTACGTTGGAAAGGACGACCCGGTAGCCATCGTTAGGGCTCAGAGCGGCCTTCCGGCACTCGGAGAGGTTCTTGAGCCCTTCGCATTCCCTCACCTGGTCAGCGGCTGGATGAGGGGCTCACACAACGGCCCGATAATGCCCGTCCCGATGCACATGGCCAACCCGACCAGGTTCGATGGACCTCCAAGGGTCGTCGCCCTCGGCTGGCAGATAAGCCCCGAAGGAAAGCTCGTCGGCCCGGTTGACCTCTTCGACGACCCGGCCTTCGATGGGGCCAGGCAGAAGGCCCTTGAGATCGCCGAGTACATGCGCAGGCACGGCCCGTTCGAGCCCCACAGACTCCCGATGGAGGACATGGAGTACACCACCCTCCCGGGAGTTCTGGAGAAGCTCAAGGACAGATTCGAGCCCGTCGAGTGATTTCCTTTTCCCCTTTTCTGTCCGTAAAATCTTATAACTCCAGACCACCATAGCCATCAATATACACTCCCAGTGCAGGGTGAATGGGAATGTACACCGGTGGTTGAAATGAGCGGGGACATGTTCATTCTCTCCCTCGACGAGGGAACCACAAGCGCCAGGGCAATAGTTTTTGACAGGGAGGGTAACGTTAGGGGGATAGGCCAGTACGAGTTCCCACAGCACTACCCGAAGCCCGGCTGGGTTGAGCACAGGCCGGACGAGATATGGGATGCCCAGTTCAGGGCGATAAAGACGGCGCTGGAGAGGGCTAAAATCGGGCCGGGGCAGATAGCGGCAATAGGCGTCACCAACCAGAGGGAAACGACGATAGTATGGGACAGAAACGGCAAGCCCCTCCACAACGCCATCGTCTGGCAGTGCAGGAGAACCGCCAAGATGGTGGAGGAGATAAAGAGGGAATACGGGGACGTAATCAAGGAGAAGACAGGCCTGGTTCCGGACGCCTACTTCTCGGCAAGCAAGCTCAAATGGCTCCTCGACAACGTCCCGGGACTCAGGGAAAAGGCCGAGAGGGGGGAGGTCCTCTTCGGGACAGTGGATACATTCCTCATCTACCGCCTCACAGGGGAGCACGTGACCGACTACTCCAACGCTTCCAGGACGATGCTCTTCAACATCAAGAAGCTCGACTGGGACGATGAGCTGCTGGAGCTCTTCGGGATTCCTGAAGAGGTCCTTCCCGAGGTCAGGGAGTCGAGCGAAGTGTACGGTTATACAAAGGGAGAGCTCCTCGGAGCCGAAATACCCGTGAGTGGGGATGCCGGCGACCAGCAGGCGGCCCTGTTCGGTCAGACCGCTTTTGAAGCGGGAATGGTGAAGGCCACCTACGGAACCGGGAACTTCATCCTGGCAAACACCGGCAAAACCGTCCGCTA contains:
- the glpK gene encoding glycerol kinase GlpK yields the protein MSGDMFILSLDEGTTSARAIVFDREGNVRGIGQYEFPQHYPKPGWVEHRPDEIWDAQFRAIKTALERAKIGPGQIAAIGVTNQRETTIVWDRNGKPLHNAIVWQCRRTAKMVEEIKREYGDVIKEKTGLVPDAYFSASKLKWLLDNVPGLREKAERGEVLFGTVDTFLIYRLTGEHVTDYSNASRTMLFNIKKLDWDDELLELFGIPEEVLPEVRESSEVYGYTKGELLGAEIPVSGDAGDQQAALFGQTAFEAGMVKATYGTGNFILANTGKTVRYSDNLLTTIAWGLNGKVTYALEGSVFITGAAVQWLRDGVRIIGSAGETEELARKLESNEGVYFVPAFVGLGAPYWDQFARGLIIGITRGTGREHLARATLEAIAYLTRDVIEEMERLVGIKELRVDGGATANDFLMEFQADILGKPVIRPVVKETTALGAAYLAGLAVDYWEGMEEIRDLWKAERIFEPKMDAETRERLYRGWKEAVKRALGWAKVTGT